The genome window GTGCCAAAAGCTTTCTGCAGATTCCCCAATGATGCATATGCATAAATCTTCCCAAGGAAAGATTCAGGGTTGGGCACCTTCTTTTGACGCAATGAACGCCGTAGGATTGCCCAGGACACATCCAACAGTTTTGAACTGTATGTCCTACCCGCAGTTGCAAGTGCTGAGACAATTAATCCTTCATCTACAGAAAGCAAGAAAGGCGGCCTTGCATTTTCACCCCGAGCAATCCATTTGGCCATAAATTCCAAGGCATAAAATGCTAGCTTGCTGTTATCCGCTTGCATTGCAACTTCTGCAAGATAGTTGCACAAAGTCCAATTTGGATAAAGAGCTCTATTCTGATCTGTTGTCTGATAAGAGTCATGAGAACAAAGTTAAATAATCAAACACTGAGCAAAGGCTACCTCCGAATCAAAACAATATCATTACCAAACAACATGAGTCATATACCTTGCACATCTCAATGACAGTGGCCAATTCATCAAGCCGGCCTTGTTTAACACAGCATGCCACACATTCTGTAAAAACTTGCATGGACAACTTATATCCAGATTTTAAGGCCATATCAATATGATTCAAGGCTGCTTCAAACTGTTGTGCCTCAAACAGCATtccaataaccaaatcataagtCTCATCGTCAGGCAGAGATTCTGTTCCACCTTGCAGCATTCTGATAGGAATAGATTGAAGGTGAATATCACCaatattttagaaaacaatTCCAAAGATAAACATGCTAAAGCAGTGTATTACTGATGCTATTGAATTCCTACTAGAAAAATGAATGCACATCCTTATTGAAAGCAAACTGATGAAAAAAAggtctttaaaatttaaaaggaaatatatatCCACGACCACACAACCCCAAGTCCAATAGTATCGCAGAAGTGattgtaccaaaaaaaaatattatatatatcattttgaattaaaaaaaaaatccaaactcTCAATAcaattacaaaaaaagaaacaaaattaacttATAGATTAATCCAAGCTCACTGCTACGAAATGCAAAGAAACAAACTTTAGCAGcaaattagaaacatttttagTTATATCTCTTCTCATTTATTAACTCAAATATTTATGGAACTTTCAAGCAAAAGGCAACCTACAATTAtccaaaacacccaaaaaaaaaacatagggatttaaaagagagaaattggggggggggggagcaTAGTGCTACTATAACTAACCGTTCAAGCAGCTTCTCAGCAGCTTCAGTTTCCTTAGCTTGCTTCGTAGCCTTTAAAACGAAATTAAAGGCCGCGGTATTGGGAACAATGGCAAACTCGTCCATTTGCGCCACCAAATCAAGCAAATCACCTGCCGATGCTCCGATCATAAAATTAGCCCTCAAATAATGATTATAAAGATTCACATCGGGCTTATTGGGCTTCCCATTCTTATCCAGCGATCGAACCCAGAACTCAAATAGTTCTTTCACGTCGGTCCATCGTTGCTGAGTCATCAAATCGGCAAAATGGTTCATTAAAGCAGGAGCATCAAGGATTTGGGAGAGGTATTGAATCCGTTGGCCAGGAGTTTGGCTGAGGAAGCCGAGGGGAATAAGGGATTGCGCTAGGGAGGTTGTTTTTCTGGCTGCGTTTGGGTCTCGCCAGTTCTCGTGGTAGAGGGGGCTGCCGGAGGCTGGGTTGGGAGGGAGAGGGGTGGTTTGAGTTTCAGCCGTGTGGGCTGACTCGGCAAGTTGGGGTTCTTGAGAGAGGAAAGGGAAGCTGGAAATGGATTTGGCTTGGCTTACTCGGAGTAGGATTCGTGTTCGGGTCAAGATCGCCATTTGTGAAGCCATTTTTTGTTCACTGTCAATAGTGAAGCAAAAGAGCGACCTTTTCAGGTTAGGGTTTTTGAGACGACGAAAAGGGGTTATCGCCTTTTAAGGAGACAATAGTAATTTCAATATACACAAACTATTTCCGATTCTAAATTCatccctaaattaaaaaatgttcgcaaagaatcaatattttattgaggGGTGAGATCGGTTTATAAGAAATCGGTGGTAATAAGAAATTGATTATTACCCAACCGTATTAAGGGCTCCTTTGGATGCTAGTTACTATCAGTGAAGCAcgtttattattgattttggtGCAATCGCACCACATATACCTGTTTAGATAGCATTTAAATTTGGTCAGTGAAAATTCTCCAACGTACTGGTGAGTAAATTTTGGACTGGAGGGTCAAGCACcagtaaacaaaaagaaacgTTAGTGGGTAATATTTTTACcactttatttttcatatgggTGTAAAAATAAGACAATTAAGCTGTTTTAATGTTATAactatcatttaaataaatacaaatatgttaatttataggataataaatagaatattaaaagatacattttaatattttattaaatgaatttataaattcacatattttaataattttataaaagtaaaataattttaaaaacttttgatatatatcaattataatcTAATGTCCTTAAAAGTCATTTTCTATTCTCACCTCACCGCTATAATTACGTTTGAATCtaaacacacactccaccgctgtttctaatctcaccgttacagtatccaatctcactactacagtaactaatctcacaGCCATCGCTGTTTTTAATCTCACCGGagctaaacacaccgcccatccaaactaagcctAAATCGAATTTtggttttcatattatttttgtgcTTTGAG of Gossypium raimondii isolate GPD5lz chromosome 3, ASM2569854v1, whole genome shotgun sequence contains these proteins:
- the LOC105794235 gene encoding pentatricopeptide repeat-containing protein At1g26460, mitochondrial isoform X1, with protein sequence MASQMAILTRTRILLRVSQAKSISSFPFLSQEPQLAESAHTAETQTTPLPPNPASGSPLYHENWRDPNAARKTTSLAQSLIPLGFLSQTPGQRIQYLSQILDAPALMNHFADLMTQQRWTDVKELFEFWVRSLDKNGKPNKPDVNLYNHYLRANFMIGASAGDLLDLVAQMDEFAIVPNTAAFNFVLKATKQAKETEAAEKLLERMLQGGTESLPDDETYDLVIGMLFEAQQFEAALNHIDMALKSGYKLSMQVFTECVACCVKQGRLDELATVIEMCKTTDQNRALYPNWTLCNYLAEVAMQADNSKLAFYALEFMAKWIARGENARPPFLLSVDEGLIVSALATAGRTYSSKLLDVSWAILRRSLRQKKVPNPESFLGKIYAYASLGNLQKAFGTLHEFEAAHGKSSNEAEDLFSPFTSLYPLVVACSKNGFETLDSVYYQLENLSRADPPYKSVAALNCIILGCGNIWDIERAYQTFDAISSSFGLTPDIHSYNALIYAFGKLKKTFEASRVFEHMLSLGVKPNAKSYSLLIDAHLINRDQKAALSMIDKMVTAGFVPSKETLKRVRRRCIREMDYECDDKVESLAKKFRIRMGSENRRGILFDLDYGTEYAS
- the LOC105794235 gene encoding pentatricopeptide repeat-containing protein At1g26460, mitochondrial isoform X2 produces the protein MASQMAILTRTRILLRVSQAKSISSFPFLSQEPQLAESAHTAETQTTPLPPNPASGSPLYHENWRDPNAARKTTSLAQSLIPLGFLSQTPGQRIQYLSQILDAPALMNHFADLMTQQRWTDVKELFEFWVRSLDKNGKPNKPDVNLYNHYLRANFMIGASAGDLLDLVAQMDEFAIVPNTAAFNFVLKATKQAKETEAAEKLLERMLQGGTESLPDDETYDLVIGMLFEAQQFEAALNHIDMALKSGYKLSMQVFTECVACCVKQGRLDELATVIEMCKTTDQNRALYPNWTLCNYLAEVAMQADNSKLAFYALEFMAKWIARGENARPPFLLSVDEGLIVSALATAGRTYSSKLLDVSWAILRRSLRQKKVPNPESFLGKIYAYASLGNLQKAFGTLHEFEAAHGKSSNEAEDLFSPFTSLYPLVVACSKNGFETLDSVYYQLENLSRADPPYKSVAALNCIILGCGNIWDIERAYQTFDAISSSFGLTPDIHSYNALIYAFGKLKKHSLMF